Proteins co-encoded in one Natronorubrum daqingense genomic window:
- the ftsY gene encoding signal recognition particle-docking protein FtsY translates to MFDNLKEKLGSFRKDAEAAAEENVEEVDDEEELEDEDSEVAEETTAPETSDAPAATTESTGDEPTAREDDHEPADAPETRETATASDETAIATSESALEDEPQGEHASTETVDSTPAASEASDTDTVDEASEPIHEEPDVDGEETPESETVEDADDTGAVETEDAAGASVADGTEDADTADADEDNGTGFGAKARSLVKGKFVIEEEDLEGPLQELELALLSSDVEMGVAQEILDNIREELIGETRTFTTSTGAVVEEALHDAIYDVISVGQFDFEERLAAEDAPVTIIFTGVNGVGKTTSIAKLSQYLEERGYSSVMANGDTYRAGANEQIQEHADALDTKLISHEQGGDPAAVLYDAVEYAEANDIDVVLGDTAGRLHTDEGLMDQLEKIGRVVDPDMTLFVDEAVAGQDAVNRAREFDEAAEIDGAILTKADADSNGGAAISIAHVTGKPILFLGVGQGYDDIERFDPDEMIDRLLEDDV, encoded by the coding sequence ATGTTCGATAATTTGAAGGAGAAACTCGGGAGCTTCCGCAAAGACGCCGAAGCGGCGGCTGAGGAGAACGTCGAGGAAGTCGACGACGAGGAAGAACTCGAGGACGAAGACTCCGAGGTTGCCGAAGAGACGACAGCACCCGAGACGTCGGACGCCCCAGCGGCGACTACGGAGTCGACTGGAGACGAACCCACCGCGCGAGAAGACGATCACGAGCCGGCGGATGCACCCGAGACGCGGGAAACGGCGACTGCGAGCGACGAGACAGCTATCGCGACGAGCGAATCAGCGCTCGAGGACGAGCCTCAGGGTGAGCACGCTTCGACCGAGACTGTCGACAGCACACCGGCGGCGTCTGAAGCCTCCGACACAGACACCGTCGACGAGGCCTCGGAACCGATCCACGAGGAACCGGACGTCGACGGCGAGGAGACACCGGAAAGCGAAACTGTCGAGGATGCCGACGACACCGGGGCCGTCGAGACCGAGGACGCAGCAGGTGCCTCGGTCGCAGACGGCACTGAAGACGCCGACACAGCGGACGCAGACGAGGATAACGGAACCGGCTTCGGTGCGAAAGCGCGCTCGCTCGTCAAGGGCAAGTTCGTCATCGAGGAAGAAGACCTCGAGGGGCCACTCCAGGAACTCGAGTTGGCGTTGCTCTCGAGTGACGTGGAGATGGGAGTCGCCCAAGAAATTCTCGATAACATTCGCGAGGAACTGATCGGCGAGACGCGGACGTTTACGACCTCGACGGGTGCGGTCGTCGAGGAAGCACTGCACGACGCGATCTACGACGTCATCAGCGTCGGCCAGTTCGACTTCGAAGAACGCCTCGCGGCCGAGGACGCGCCGGTCACGATCATCTTCACCGGCGTCAACGGCGTCGGAAAGACGACGTCGATCGCCAAACTCAGTCAGTATCTCGAGGAACGAGGGTACTCCTCAGTGATGGCGAACGGCGATACGTACCGCGCCGGAGCGAACGAGCAGATCCAAGAGCACGCGGACGCGCTCGACACGAAACTCATCAGTCACGAACAAGGCGGCGACCCCGCCGCCGTGTTGTACGACGCCGTCGAGTACGCCGAAGCCAACGACATCGACGTCGTGCTCGGCGACACGGCGGGGCGACTCCACACCGACGAAGGGCTGATGGACCAACTCGAGAAGATCGGTCGAGTCGTCGACCCCGATATGACGCTGTTCGTCGACGAAGCGGTCGCCGGACAGGACGCGGTCAATCGCGCTCGCGAGTTCGACGAGGCTGCCGAAATCGACGGTGCAATCTTGACGAAGGCCGACGCCGACTCGAACGGCGGTGCCGCGATTTCGATCGCTCACGTCACCGGGAAGCCGATTCTCTTCTTGGGTGTCGGACAGGGCTACGACGACATCGAGCGCTTCGATCCAGACGAGATGATCGATCGGTTGCTCGAAGACGACGTGTAG
- a CDS encoding 50S ribosomal protein L39e — protein MGKKTKGKKKRLAKLENQNSRVPAWVMMKTDMEVQRNPKRRNWRRNDTDE, from the coding sequence ATGGGTAAGAAAACGAAGGGCAAGAAAAAGCGTCTTGCCAAACTCGAGAACCAGAACAGCCGCGTTCCGGCGTGGGTTATGATGAAGACGGACATGGAAGTCCAGCGAAACCCAAAGCGACGCAACTGGCGGCGTAACGACACTGACGAGTAA
- a CDS encoding translation initiation factor IF-6, with protein sequence MQRLAFVGSAYVGVFARATDTCVLVRPDVDDDTVADLTDELEVPAIQTTVGGSSTVGALATGNENGLLVSSRILEYERERLEDEVDVPVTELSGKINAAGNVVLANDYGAYVHPDLPRETIQTIKDTLEVPVERGDLAGVRTVGTAAVATNAGVLCHPKATDEELDFLEDALDVRADVGTVNYGAPLVGSGLIANEAGYVIGEDTTGPELGRIEDALGYLE encoded by the coding sequence TTGCAACGACTCGCCTTCGTCGGGTCAGCCTACGTCGGCGTCTTCGCCCGTGCGACCGACACCTGCGTGCTCGTTCGACCGGACGTCGACGACGACACCGTCGCTGACCTGACCGACGAACTCGAGGTGCCCGCAATTCAGACGACCGTCGGCGGCTCCTCGACGGTCGGCGCGTTAGCGACGGGTAACGAGAACGGACTCCTCGTCAGTTCTCGTATTCTCGAATACGAACGAGAACGACTCGAGGACGAAGTGGACGTTCCGGTGACGGAACTCTCCGGAAAGATCAACGCCGCGGGGAACGTCGTCCTCGCGAACGACTACGGCGCGTACGTCCATCCGGACCTCCCTCGGGAAACGATCCAAACGATCAAAGACACGCTCGAGGTGCCCGTCGAACGCGGCGACCTCGCGGGCGTTCGCACCGTCGGCACCGCCGCCGTCGCGACCAACGCCGGGGTGCTTTGTCACCCGAAAGCGACCGACGAGGAACTCGACTTCCTCGAGGACGCACTCGACGTTCGCGCCGACGTCGGCACCGTCAACTACGGTGCACCGCTTGTCGGCTCCGGACTGATCGCGAACGAAGCCGGCTACGTCATCGGTGAGGATACGACCGGACCCGAGCTGGGCCGGATCGAAGACGCGCTCGGCTATCTTGAGTGA
- a CDS encoding nitrite/sulfite reductase, whose amino-acid sequence MNTTEQYKQNKHPLDVIDDVYEYAEDRLSFEEIEERAGDGEWERLKWAGMYAQKQEGYFMIRTKVPGGKLTPEQAEVIGEVTDDLAVAPEEYGGEEQNELWGDAYLDITTRQDIQKHWIRVEDVPEMWDRYDEVGLTTVQGCGDSARNVLGCPAAGLDDHECFNAQPVVDAVSEFFTGNREYANLPRKFKLTITGCAHDCAQSQINDIGLVPAKKELEGEHRYGFHARVGGGLSDGPRMGSELDLFIEPEHAVEFCRAVAQTFKEIGDRNNRGVCRMRYLVEQLGPDKFEEAIRDRTGLEFPTAGQNLTVGYQGDHVGVHDQKQGGLQYVGFNVVAGRMGGTEFAEAARAAKKYGTADASVRLATDQNFLISHIPEENVEDLLAEPFAADYQPDPGAFSRGAVGCTGSEFCNYAIIETKKRTKRWARELDERIDVPDDIEAIRMHMSGCSASCAQPQIADIGFRGETVKIDEDGESDIVEGMDFGLGGSLGADNEFLDWIESAVPADSVIPALEQLFEAYNADRHDGEEFYEWCRRVDNGRLRTIMQGAEAPVAGGVAHGD is encoded by the coding sequence ATGAACACGACGGAGCAGTACAAACAGAACAAACACCCCCTCGACGTGATCGACGACGTCTACGAATACGCAGAAGACAGGCTCTCCTTCGAAGAAATCGAAGAGCGAGCCGGTGACGGCGAGTGGGAGCGCCTGAAGTGGGCCGGCATGTACGCCCAGAAACAGGAGGGCTACTTCATGATCCGGACGAAGGTTCCGGGCGGAAAGCTCACGCCCGAACAGGCCGAGGTCATCGGCGAAGTAACCGACGACCTGGCCGTCGCACCCGAGGAGTACGGCGGGGAAGAGCAAAACGAACTCTGGGGCGACGCCTACCTCGATATCACGACCCGTCAGGACATCCAGAAACACTGGATTCGTGTCGAAGACGTGCCAGAGATGTGGGACCGCTACGACGAAGTCGGCCTGACGACGGTTCAGGGCTGTGGCGACTCCGCCCGGAACGTCCTCGGCTGTCCCGCTGCCGGACTCGACGACCACGAGTGTTTCAACGCACAGCCGGTCGTCGACGCCGTCTCCGAGTTTTTCACGGGCAACCGCGAGTACGCAAACCTCCCGCGGAAGTTCAAGCTCACGATCACGGGCTGTGCACACGACTGCGCGCAGTCTCAGATCAACGATATCGGACTCGTCCCCGCGAAGAAAGAACTCGAGGGTGAACATCGCTACGGCTTTCACGCCCGCGTCGGTGGTGGCCTCTCCGACGGCCCGCGAATGGGCTCGGAACTCGACCTCTTCATCGAGCCGGAACACGCCGTCGAGTTCTGTCGCGCCGTCGCACAGACGTTCAAAGAGATCGGCGACCGAAACAACCGCGGCGTCTGCCGCATGCGATACCTCGTCGAGCAACTCGGCCCCGACAAATTCGAGGAAGCGATCCGCGACCGAACCGGCCTCGAGTTCCCGACTGCGGGTCAGAACCTGACTGTCGGCTACCAGGGCGACCACGTCGGCGTCCACGACCAGAAACAGGGCGGACTGCAGTACGTCGGCTTCAACGTCGTCGCCGGCCGAATGGGCGGCACCGAGTTCGCCGAGGCCGCTCGCGCGGCCAAAAAGTACGGCACAGCGGACGCTTCCGTACGCCTCGCGACCGACCAGAACTTCCTCATCAGCCACATCCCCGAGGAGAACGTCGAGGATCTCCTCGCCGAGCCATTCGCCGCGGACTACCAGCCAGATCCCGGCGCGTTCTCTCGCGGTGCCGTCGGCTGTACCGGCAGCGAGTTCTGTAACTACGCGATCATCGAGACCAAAAAGCGAACCAAGCGCTGGGCTCGCGAACTCGACGAGCGAATCGACGTCCCCGACGATATCGAGGCCATCCGAATGCACATGTCCGGCTGCTCGGCGTCCTGTGCTCAGCCCCAGATCGCGGACATCGGCTTCCGTGGCGAGACCGTCAAGATCGACGAAGACGGCGAATCCGACATCGTCGAAGGCATGGACTTCGGCCTCGGTGGTTCACTCGGCGCTGACAATGAGTTCCTCGATTGGATCGAGAGCGCCGTTCCCGCCGATTCCGTGATCCCGGCCTTAGAGCAACTGTTCGAGGCTTACAACGCCGACCGTCACGACGGCGAGGAGTTTTACGAGTGGTGTCGCCGCGTCGACAACGGGCGTCTCCGGACGATCATGCAAGGGGCCGAGGCCCCGGTTGCTGGAGGTGTTGCCCATGGGGACTGA
- a CDS encoding DUF6159 family protein has translation MVLQSIFARIKTGFTIAKASFGVLRSEKWLLVFPLLYGLTWTVGIALLIAGLLVALVGAGIGVGVLEQFTGASDGTVDGVFQVVAILASFGVMFVATAVATFFSAALVHSVGKLFQGQETSVRDGLAGAWASHRTILAWGVVGAVVGLIFQALESRDGLGAQIARGIAGFAWFAMTFFIVPVIVFQDGGVRESMRESVTTFRETWGEVGGVSLGIGLVIVPLALVVLATGIGAPLFFLEDPSGVLPYSVAVTVLLLGALVVVHTAATAIAKTALYQYADGGELPPQFDGIDPQNLASRKRGSKSVSSDPSGQQPGQI, from the coding sequence ATGGTCCTCCAATCAATCTTCGCCCGGATCAAGACCGGGTTCACGATCGCGAAAGCGTCGTTCGGCGTCCTTCGCAGCGAGAAGTGGCTGCTCGTGTTCCCGCTGTTGTACGGGCTCACGTGGACTGTCGGAATCGCCCTCCTCATCGCCGGTCTCCTAGTCGCGTTGGTCGGTGCCGGCATCGGCGTCGGCGTCCTCGAGCAGTTCACCGGCGCGTCCGACGGCACGGTCGACGGCGTGTTTCAAGTCGTCGCAATCCTCGCTTCCTTCGGCGTGATGTTCGTCGCGACCGCCGTGGCGACGTTCTTCAGCGCGGCGCTCGTCCACTCCGTCGGAAAACTGTTTCAGGGCCAAGAGACGAGCGTCCGAGACGGACTCGCCGGCGCGTGGGCGTCCCACCGAACGATTCTCGCGTGGGGCGTCGTCGGTGCAGTCGTCGGCCTCATCTTCCAGGCTCTCGAGAGCCGAGACGGACTGGGTGCACAGATCGCTCGCGGTATCGCCGGCTTCGCCTGGTTTGCGATGACGTTCTTCATCGTTCCGGTGATCGTCTTTCAGGACGGTGGCGTCCGAGAGTCGATGCGCGAGAGCGTCACAACGTTCCGCGAGACGTGGGGCGAAGTCGGCGGCGTCAGCCTCGGCATCGGCCTCGTGATCGTTCCGCTCGCGCTGGTCGTCCTCGCGACGGGAATCGGGGCGCCGCTATTCTTCCTCGAGGACCCCAGTGGCGTATTGCCCTACTCGGTCGCCGTGACCGTTCTCCTGTTGGGCGCGCTCGTCGTCGTCCACACGGCTGCGACGGCGATCGCGAAAACGGCGCTCTACCAGTACGCAGACGGCGGCGAACTGCCACCACAGTTCGACGGGATCGACCCGCAGAACCTCGCCTCGCGAAAGCGAGGGTCGAAGTCGGTGTCGAGCGACCCGTCCGGCCAACAGCCCGGACAGATCTGA
- a CDS encoding GNAT family N-acetyltransferase, which translates to MNADPRIRIARPADATDVRDIYAPFCESSPVTFEETPPTDAEMAERIESTLETYPWLVCELEEDVVGYAYASRLRKRRAYQWTVELSVYVDESTRRAGVGRALYESLFAVLERQGVCDAYAVTTVPNPETERFHERLGFERAVDFPAMGYIEDEWYDVAWWRRQLTEKADDPDPIRPFPAVREDDDGRSMIRAGERVLEEDAHASE; encoded by the coding sequence ATGAACGCCGATCCCCGAATTCGGATCGCACGACCGGCGGACGCGACCGACGTTCGTGACATTTACGCACCATTTTGTGAATCCTCACCAGTTACCTTCGAGGAGACCCCACCGACCGACGCCGAGATGGCCGAGCGCATCGAGTCGACCCTCGAGACCTACCCCTGGCTCGTCTGTGAACTCGAGGAGGACGTCGTCGGTTACGCCTACGCGAGTCGACTGCGAAAGCGCCGAGCGTACCAGTGGACGGTCGAGCTCTCGGTGTACGTCGACGAATCGACGCGTCGGGCGGGCGTCGGTCGAGCGCTCTACGAGTCCCTGTTCGCGGTGCTCGAGCGACAGGGCGTCTGCGACGCGTACGCGGTGACGACGGTTCCCAATCCCGAGACGGAACGGTTTCACGAGCGACTCGGCTTCGAACGTGCCGTCGATTTCCCCGCGATGGGCTACATCGAAGACGAGTGGTACGACGTCGCCTGGTGGCGTCGACAACTCACCGAGAAAGCGGACGACCCGGATCCGATTCGACCGTTCCCAGCCGTCCGCGAAGACGACGACGGGCGGTCGATGATTCGGGCGGGCGAGCGCGTCCTCGAGGAAGACGCACATGCGAGCGAGTGA
- the rpl18a gene encoding 50S ribosomal protein L18Ae: MNQYTVTGRFKNRDGYSSFETTIDAVNESVAREHALSQFGSEHGLKRTEIDLEEVAQR; encoded by the coding sequence ATGAATCAATATACGGTCACCGGCCGGTTCAAGAACCGCGACGGGTACTCGTCGTTCGAAACGACGATCGACGCAGTAAACGAATCCGTCGCTCGAGAACACGCGCTCTCCCAGTTCGGGAGCGAACACGGACTCAAGCGAACGGAAATCGACCTCGAGGAGGTGGCACAACGATGA
- a CDS encoding phosphatase PAP2 family protein has protein sequence MSRGIGEFEPIQEFVPEWAALLVALLTQLGDVWFLAILVGALYWLSADNREDSAIIIGLTIAGLAVITALKHVFALPRPGQPLVALEALPGLIQPVYEATAMASGYGFPSGHALMTTVVYVSLARRLSIGTSRQRLGGAAAIIALVGLSRVALGVHYLVDIVVGIAVGLAFLALIEWVFTRVESGHATIAFSVAVVSSALAVVASSADPDAVLLLGAALGTFGGWQLIRLGRALAVAEKPSTAVRPLVLNGGLAASGFALLASALEVFHPLSVPAIGAVLGLACGVFVTIPAVRHSERATRVWQALVFWVTMAGLGLRYLLRPTTWRRGYAGGQRYVGRLHRWIRARRSE, from the coding sequence ATGTCCAGAGGAATCGGGGAGTTCGAACCCATACAGGAATTCGTTCCGGAGTGGGCGGCCCTCCTCGTTGCACTCCTAACGCAACTCGGCGACGTCTGGTTTCTCGCAATACTCGTGGGTGCACTGTACTGGCTGTCCGCGGACAACCGCGAGGACAGCGCGATTATCATCGGACTCACGATAGCCGGACTCGCCGTGATTACGGCGCTGAAACACGTCTTCGCACTCCCACGGCCCGGGCAGCCGCTCGTGGCGCTCGAGGCGCTTCCCGGCCTGATTCAGCCGGTGTACGAGGCGACGGCCATGGCCAGTGGTTACGGCTTCCCGAGCGGGCACGCGCTCATGACCACGGTCGTCTACGTCAGTCTCGCCCGGCGACTGTCGATCGGAACGTCTCGTCAACGACTGGGCGGCGCAGCGGCGATCATCGCGCTCGTCGGCCTCTCGCGCGTCGCACTCGGCGTCCACTATCTGGTCGATATCGTCGTCGGAATCGCCGTCGGGCTGGCGTTCCTCGCACTTATCGAGTGGGTGTTCACTCGAGTCGAGAGCGGACACGCGACCATCGCGTTCTCGGTGGCGGTCGTCTCGAGTGCACTCGCAGTCGTCGCGAGCAGCGCCGATCCGGACGCCGTCTTGCTACTCGGGGCCGCACTCGGAACGTTCGGCGGGTGGCAGCTGATCCGTCTCGGGCGGGCCCTCGCAGTCGCGGAGAAACCGTCCACGGCAGTTCGTCCCCTCGTCCTCAACGGCGGGCTCGCAGCCTCTGGGTTCGCACTCCTGGCGAGTGCACTCGAGGTGTTTCACCCGCTTTCGGTGCCTGCTATCGGCGCTGTACTCGGCCTTGCCTGTGGCGTATTCGTAACGATTCCAGCGGTGCGCCACTCCGAACGGGCGACTCGAGTCTGGCAGGCACTCGTCTTTTGGGTGACGATGGCCGGACTCGGCCTCCGGTATCTGCTCCGACCGACGACGTGGCGGCGAGGGTACGCCGGGGGGCAACGGTACGTTGGACGGCTCCACCGCTGGATTCGGGCACGCAGGTCCGAGTGA
- a CDS encoding 50S ribosomal protein L31e, producing MSASDFEERVVTVPLRDVKKGANHEAADLAMRLIREHLAKHFSVDEGAIRLDPSINEEVWSQGRSNPPRKLRVRAARFDEDGEAVVEAEVAD from the coding sequence ATGAGTGCAAGTGATTTCGAGGAACGTGTCGTAACCGTTCCCCTGCGCGACGTCAAGAAAGGAGCCAACCACGAGGCCGCAGACCTCGCGATGCGACTCATCCGCGAACACCTCGCGAAACACTTCTCCGTCGACGAGGGGGCGATCCGACTGGATCCCTCGATCAACGAGGAAGTGTGGTCACAGGGTCGTTCCAACCCGCCACGAAAACTTCGCGTTCGTGCGGCTCGCTTCGACGAAGACGGTGAGGCCGTCGTCGAGGCCGAGGTCGCCGACTAA
- a CDS encoding Coenzyme F420 hydrogenase/dehydrogenase, beta subunit C-terminal domain yields the protein MGTDREDERSESSKKRAGAAGAERSEDLDDASGETASEERHASREDEQTFPAVPESNTDDDEAVMFPESGSAAPRSREGTDHAREGAVQTSADDASGGSCSPNTCSCGEKTADSSPQGPDTSSQDQRVATDGAGVANVDEMGELGDLEFTEPAENVSQDVYDDSPDTRVGVPDGVDLDTPEYSIRSEMNDIETPDEKTWFMELDEAVIDEGRCIQCGTCVAACPSDSIGVGEDDLPELVKMCTGCSLCWDFCPRGGMRYERQWKITGGEDNVKGAGDPITEFSAKVDDDWTDGAQDGGVVTGILATLLEEGEIDGALIATESEEEAWKAESFLATTEEELIENAGTVYNQTLALGNLDLKQWEHKLPDKDWDELSLALVGTPCEIEGIRALQDFEWDYQAQNEGIRAVDYTISLMCTKNFNYYSLMGEQLEEKRDISPDEIGKMDVLHGKMMVYDHDGNMIVEEDVENFHDAALKGCDECADFTGFCSDITVGSVGSSDEYSSVILRTEQGVDAWELTEPKLDYHDLEDKSAVGKLQGWDKKKAFESLERPFDPDAPRFIDYTDHAEQYGTALNPHDQGH from the coding sequence ATGGGGACTGACCGCGAGGACGAGCGAAGCGAGTCCTCGAAGAAGCGAGCGGGAGCTGCGGGGGCCGAGCGGAGCGAGGACCTCGATGATGCGAGCGGTGAAACCGCGAGCGAGGAGCGACACGCGAGCCGCGAGGATGAGCAAACGTTCCCGGCCGTTCCTGAGTCGAACACCGACGACGATGAGGCAGTCATGTTCCCCGAATCGGGAAGTGCAGCGCCGCGATCCCGAGAGGGAACGGACCACGCTCGAGAGGGTGCAGTTCAGACTAGTGCAGACGACGCCAGCGGCGGCAGTTGCTCGCCGAACACCTGTTCGTGCGGCGAGAAGACCGCGGATTCGTCACCGCAGGGCCCGGACACGTCGTCACAGGACCAGCGCGTTGCGACAGACGGTGCGGGTGTGGCGAACGTCGACGAGATGGGCGAACTCGGCGACCTCGAGTTTACCGAACCCGCTGAAAACGTCAGTCAGGACGTGTACGACGACTCGCCGGATACGCGCGTCGGCGTGCCAGACGGCGTCGACCTCGACACGCCGGAGTACTCGATTCGCTCGGAGATGAACGACATCGAGACGCCGGACGAGAAGACCTGGTTCATGGAACTGGACGAGGCCGTCATCGACGAGGGTCGGTGTATCCAGTGTGGGACCTGCGTCGCCGCCTGTCCCTCCGACTCCATCGGCGTCGGCGAGGACGACCTGCCGGAACTCGTCAAGATGTGTACCGGCTGTTCGCTCTGTTGGGACTTCTGTCCCCGCGGCGGCATGCGCTATGAACGCCAGTGGAAGATCACCGGCGGCGAGGACAACGTCAAGGGTGCCGGCGACCCGATTACGGAGTTCTCGGCGAAGGTCGACGACGACTGGACCGACGGCGCACAGGACGGCGGCGTCGTGACCGGCATCCTCGCGACCTTGCTCGAGGAAGGCGAAATCGACGGTGCGCTGATCGCGACCGAGAGCGAGGAGGAAGCCTGGAAGGCGGAGAGCTTCCTCGCGACAACGGAAGAAGAACTGATCGAAAACGCGGGCACGGTCTACAACCAGACGCTCGCGCTCGGCAACCTCGACCTAAAACAGTGGGAGCACAAGCTTCCCGACAAGGACTGGGACGAACTCTCGCTCGCCTTAGTCGGCACGCCGTGTGAGATCGAGGGCATCCGCGCCCTGCAGGACTTCGAGTGGGACTATCAGGCCCAGAACGAGGGCATCCGAGCCGTCGACTACACCATCTCGCTCATGTGTACGAAGAACTTCAACTACTACAGCCTCATGGGCGAGCAGTTGGAGGAAAAACGCGACATCTCACCCGACGAGATCGGCAAGATGGACGTGCTCCACGGCAAGATGATGGTCTACGACCACGACGGCAACATGATCGTCGAGGAAGACGTCGAGAACTTCCACGACGCCGCGCTCAAAGGCTGTGACGAGTGTGCGGACTTTACCGGCTTCTGTTCGGACATCACCGTCGGCTCCGTCGGGAGCTCCGACGAGTACTCGAGCGTCATCCTCCGGACCGAGCAGGGCGTCGACGCGTGGGAGCTCACCGAACCGAAACTCGACTACCACGATCTCGAGGACAAGTCGGCGGTCGGCAAGCTCCAGGGCTGGGACAAGAAGAAGGCCTTCGAGAGTCTCGAGCGGCCGTTCGACCCCGACGCGCCGCGGTTCATCGACTACACCGACCACGCTGAGCAGTACGGGACGGCACTGAACCCGCACGATCAGGGTCACTGA
- a CDS encoding CatB-related O-acetyltransferase, whose amino-acid sequence MSLGMLVERSVSLLGYPPPTHELLNRYAESVTLDIAPSARISMGCLLRGEVTLEPQTRLSRGCVLGGDVTVKKRTNLEPNCDLIGDVEIGKYCAIARESTFQQTNHRMSQPSMQIRFYDEVLDSDLPPTAEGPITVGNDVWIGTGATILSGVTVGDGAVIGAGSVVTSDVDPYAVVAGVPAERINWRFPNGVREALLALEWWEWDEETMRANREFFERELHALEDIPRSIVEKHGALDVETRPTSALE is encoded by the coding sequence ATGTCCCTCGGTATGCTCGTGGAACGATCGGTGTCGCTACTCGGATACCCGCCTCCAACACACGAACTACTCAATCGCTACGCCGAGTCGGTGACGCTCGATATCGCCCCGTCGGCACGAATCTCGATGGGCTGTTTACTCCGCGGAGAAGTCACACTCGAGCCACAGACGCGCCTGAGCAGAGGGTGTGTACTCGGGGGCGACGTCACCGTCAAAAAGCGGACGAACCTCGAACCGAACTGCGATCTCATTGGAGACGTCGAGATCGGGAAGTACTGTGCGATAGCCAGGGAATCGACGTTTCAACAGACGAACCACCGGATGAGTCAGCCGTCGATGCAGATTCGATTCTACGATGAGGTTCTCGACAGCGACTTACCCCCGACCGCGGAGGGCCCGATCACGGTCGGAAACGACGTCTGGATCGGCACCGGAGCGACGATACTCTCGGGCGTTACGGTCGGCGACGGCGCGGTCATCGGCGCTGGATCGGTCGTCACCAGCGACGTAGACCCCTACGCCGTCGTCGCCGGCGTTCCAGCCGAACGCATTAACTGGCGATTTCCGAACGGAGTCAGGGAAGCGCTTCTCGCCCTCGAGTGGTGGGAGTGGGACGAGGAGACGATGCGTGCCAATCGCGAGTTCTTCGAACGCGAACTCCACGCACTCGAAGACATTCCACGATCTATCGTCGAGAAACACGGCGCTCTCGACGTGGAAACTCGCCCCACCTCGGCGCTCGAGTGA
- a CDS encoding ASCH domain-containing protein encodes MSQLEPAELLPSERMQTQVLEGEVTQIHRGHRYAEVGDTFTIEGTTFEVTDVTERTLGDLTDADAQAEGMDDLESYERLLERAHDSFEWDDDSDVVRHQFEPKGHE; translated from the coding sequence ATGAGTCAACTCGAGCCAGCCGAATTACTCCCGAGCGAGCGCATGCAAACGCAGGTCCTCGAGGGCGAGGTGACCCAGATCCACCGCGGCCACCGCTACGCCGAGGTCGGCGACACGTTCACCATCGAGGGAACGACGTTCGAGGTGACTGACGTAACCGAACGAACGCTCGGCGACCTGACCGACGCGGACGCCCAGGCAGAAGGGATGGACGACCTCGAGTCCTACGAGCGACTTCTCGAGCGCGCACACGACTCCTTCGAGTGGGACGACGACAGCGACGTCGTTCGCCACCAGTTCGAACCCAAGGGCCACGAATAG
- the pfdA gene encoding prefoldin subunit alpha, with protein sequence MSQQQLQQLSQQLQEIEEEIETLEQNVEAIRQQKDEADEATEALETLETGSTVQVPVGGGAYLRATVEDIDEVIVELGADYAAEFEQDDAIDALESKQENLDDRIDEVNGEISELQSESDELEQQAQQLQQQAMQQQMQQMQGQNPDE encoded by the coding sequence ATGAGTCAACAACAGCTTCAGCAACTCTCACAGCAGCTTCAAGAGATCGAAGAGGAGATCGAAACGCTCGAGCAGAACGTCGAAGCGATCCGACAACAAAAAGACGAAGCCGACGAGGCAACCGAGGCGCTCGAGACGCTCGAGACCGGATCGACCGTGCAGGTTCCGGTCGGCGGCGGTGCCTACCTTCGCGCGACGGTCGAGGACATCGACGAAGTGATCGTCGAACTCGGTGCAGACTACGCCGCGGAGTTCGAACAGGACGACGCAATCGACGCCCTCGAGAGCAAACAGGAGAATCTCGACGACCGAATCGACGAGGTCAACGGCGAGATTTCTGAGTTGCAGTCCGAAAGTGACGAACTCGAACAGCAGGCCCAACAGCTCCAACAGCAGGCGATGCAACAGCAGATGCAACAGATGCAGGGCCAGAACCCCGACGAATAA